In Streptomyces sp. NBC_01231, the sequence CGAAGCCCGCCTCATCACCCCGCTCCGCTCCGAGGGCGGACACCGCCGCTACTCCCGCTACCAGCTGCGGATCGCCGCCCGCGCCCGGCAACTCGTCGACCAGGGGACTCCCATCGAGGCCGCCTGCCGCATCGTCATCCTCGAAGACCAGCTCGAAGAAGCCCAGCGCATCAACGCCGAGTACCGCCGCGCCGCATCCCGGCACACGGCCGGTATCTGACCCGCGGTCCGCAGCGCCGGGCCAGGCCGCACTGTTCCGCCGAT encodes:
- a CDS encoding MerR family transcriptional regulator; this encodes MTAGDSFGRLDDDDYPAYTMGRAAEMLGTTPNFLRALGEARLITPLRSEGGHRRYSRYQLRIAARARQLVDQGTPIEAACRIVILEDQLEEAQRINAEYRRAASRHTAGI